In Georgenia soli, a genomic segment contains:
- the thiD gene encoding bifunctional hydroxymethylpyrimidine kinase/phosphomethylpyrimidine kinase has protein sequence MVKLAYVIAGSEATGGAGIQVDLKTFQQLGVYGVGTTTCIVSFDPKKDWAHRFVPVPPDVISEQIEAATAAHDLDVVKIGMLGTTETIEVVAGALRSHPWRHVVLDPVLICKGQEPGAALDTDNALREAVLPHATVVTPNMFEARTLSGMDEIESVEDLTEAARRIHDLGPRYVLAKGGVELPGENAVDVLFDGEEAHVFSAPKVGEERVSGAGCTLAAAVTAELAKGADVHDAVAVAKDMVTAGIRARVSANTPFDTVWQGAYEG, from the coding sequence GTGGTCAAGCTCGCCTACGTCATCGCCGGATCAGAGGCCACCGGAGGCGCCGGCATCCAGGTGGACCTCAAGACGTTCCAGCAGCTCGGCGTGTACGGGGTCGGCACCACCACGTGCATCGTCTCGTTCGACCCGAAGAAGGACTGGGCGCACCGGTTCGTCCCGGTCCCGCCCGACGTCATCTCCGAGCAGATCGAGGCCGCGACCGCGGCGCACGACCTCGACGTCGTCAAGATCGGCATGCTCGGCACGACAGAGACGATCGAGGTCGTCGCGGGCGCGCTGCGCAGCCACCCCTGGCGTCACGTGGTGCTCGACCCGGTCCTCATCTGCAAGGGCCAGGAGCCGGGCGCAGCCCTCGACACCGACAACGCCCTGCGCGAGGCCGTGCTGCCGCACGCCACCGTGGTCACGCCGAACATGTTCGAGGCGAGGACGCTCTCCGGCATGGACGAGATCGAGTCCGTCGAGGACCTGACCGAGGCCGCCCGCCGCATCCACGACCTGGGTCCGCGGTACGTGCTCGCCAAGGGCGGCGTCGAGCTGCCGGGCGAGAACGCGGTCGACGTGCTCTTCGACGGCGAGGAGGCGCACGTCTTCTCCGCGCCGAAGGTCGGCGAGGAGCGCGTCTCGGGGGCCGGCTGCACCCTGGCCGCCGCCGTGACCGCGGAGCTCGCCAAGGGAGCCGACGTGCACGACGCCGTCGCCGTGGCGAAGGACATGGTCACCGCCGGCATCCGCGCCCGCGTCTCGGCCAACACCCCGTTCGACACGGTGTGGCAGGGCGCCTACGAGGGCTGA
- a CDS encoding nucleotide pyrophosphohydrolase, with protein sequence MDISDVLTRLRDFTDERDWAQFHTPRNLVLALVGEVGELAELVQWRTDDEVRALARTAEGREALSDELADVFTYLVSVADAVGIDLDEAVHAKITKNAAKYPPELSRGSNAKYTELGTRDAQPS encoded by the coding sequence ATGGACATCTCCGACGTGCTCACCCGGCTCCGCGACTTCACCGACGAGCGGGACTGGGCGCAGTTCCACACCCCTCGCAACCTCGTGCTCGCCCTCGTCGGGGAGGTTGGGGAGCTGGCCGAGCTGGTCCAGTGGCGCACGGACGACGAGGTCCGCGCCCTCGCCCGCACCGCCGAGGGGCGGGAGGCGCTCTCGGACGAGCTCGCCGACGTGTTCACCTACCTGGTGAGCGTCGCGGACGCCGTCGGCATCGACCTGGACGAGGCCGTGCACGCCAAGATCACCAAGAACGCCGCGAAGTACCCGCCGGAGCTCTCGCGGGGGTCGAACGCCAAGTACACCGAGCTCGGGACGCGTGACGCTCAGCCCTCGTAG
- a CDS encoding Nramp family divalent metal transporter, with protein sequence MKRLFAVALGILTAIGGFLDIGDLVTNALVGSRFGLSLVWVVVIGVAGICVFAEMSGRVAAVSGRATFEIIRERLGPRLAVANLGGSFLINLLTLTAEVGGVALALQLASDVHPRLWIPVAALAVWLVVWRVRFGTLENVTGLVGLTLIVFAVALFLLGPDWSQLAQDALRPSVPANEQPLTYWYYAIALFGAAMTPYEVFFFSSGAVEEGWSVRDLGQERLNVLVGFPLGGLLSIAIAGCATVVLLPAGIEVTTLAQVVTPVAVAAGKLGLAVVIVGVVAATFGAALETSLSSGYTLAQFFGWSWGKFRRPAQAARFHLVVIISLVIAVGVLMTGVDPVKVTEYSVVFSAVALPLTYLPILVIANDPQYMGEHVNGKAQNAAGLVYLVIILVASLAAIPLMLLTGAGA encoded by the coding sequence GTGAAACGGCTCTTCGCCGTCGCCCTCGGCATCCTCACCGCGATCGGCGGCTTCCTCGACATCGGTGACCTCGTCACCAACGCGCTCGTGGGCTCGCGCTTCGGGCTGTCGCTGGTGTGGGTGGTGGTGATCGGCGTCGCCGGCATCTGCGTGTTCGCCGAGATGTCCGGGCGGGTGGCAGCGGTCAGCGGCCGGGCGACCTTCGAGATCATCCGCGAGCGGCTGGGCCCCCGGCTGGCGGTGGCGAACCTCGGCGGCTCCTTCCTCATCAACCTCCTCACGCTCACCGCCGAGGTCGGCGGCGTCGCTCTGGCGCTCCAGCTCGCCAGCGACGTGCACCCCCGGCTGTGGATCCCGGTGGCCGCCCTCGCCGTCTGGCTCGTGGTCTGGCGGGTGCGGTTCGGGACGCTCGAGAATGTCACCGGCCTGGTCGGGCTGACGCTCATCGTCTTCGCCGTCGCCCTCTTCCTGCTCGGTCCCGACTGGTCCCAGCTGGCCCAGGACGCGCTGCGGCCCTCAGTGCCCGCGAACGAGCAGCCGCTGACCTACTGGTACTACGCGATCGCCCTGTTCGGCGCCGCCATGACCCCGTACGAGGTCTTCTTCTTCTCCTCCGGGGCGGTCGAGGAGGGGTGGAGCGTGCGCGACCTCGGGCAGGAACGCCTCAACGTCCTCGTCGGCTTCCCCCTCGGCGGTCTGCTGTCGATCGCGATCGCCGGGTGCGCGACCGTGGTGCTGCTGCCCGCCGGGATCGAGGTGACCACCCTGGCGCAGGTGGTCACGCCGGTCGCGGTCGCCGCGGGGAAGCTGGGGCTCGCCGTCGTCATCGTCGGCGTCGTCGCCGCCACCTTCGGCGCCGCCCTGGAGACCTCGTTGTCCTCCGGGTACACGCTCGCCCAGTTCTTCGGCTGGTCGTGGGGCAAGTTCCGACGGCCGGCGCAGGCGGCCCGGTTCCACCTCGTCGTCATCATCTCCCTGGTGATCGCCGTCGGCGTGCTCATGACAGGCGTCGACCCGGTCAAGGTGACGGAGTACTCGGTGGTGTTCTCCGCCGTCGCGCTGCCGCTGACGTACCTCCCCATCCTCGTGATCGCCAACGACCCGCAGTACATGGGCGAGCACGTCAACGGGAAGGCGCAGAACGCCGCCGGGCTGGTGTACCTGGTCATCATCCTCGTGGCGTCCCTCGCCGCGATCCCGCTCATGCTGCTGACGGGGGCCGGGGCATGA
- a CDS encoding PRC-barrel domain-containing protein, with translation MLLTDLIGLPVTADGRRVGYVNDVRLVLDGPPDGHLAKPRLHGLVVSPGRRGSFLGYERVDVDRPRLINSFLARRHAGSVLVLWPDVSAVDPDGVRLLTGYQAYDPRL, from the coding sequence ATGCTCCTGACTGACCTCATCGGGCTGCCGGTGACGGCGGACGGCCGACGCGTCGGGTACGTCAACGACGTCCGACTCGTCCTCGACGGCCCGCCGGACGGGCATCTCGCGAAGCCGCGTCTCCACGGGCTCGTGGTGAGCCCCGGGCGGCGGGGGTCCTTCCTCGGCTACGAACGAGTCGACGTCGACCGCCCCCGCCTGATCAACTCCTTCCTGGCCCGCCGTCACGCCGGGAGCGTGCTGGTGCTGTGGCCGGACGTCTCGGCGGTGGACCCCGACGGCGTCCGCCTCTTGACCGGCTACCAGGCCTACGACCCGCGGCTGTGA
- a CDS encoding alpha/beta hydrolase, producing the protein MVAAQTDEAGRSARVQGLRRHDLGRPPGRRAELAVVTVAVGVLVVGFGLGIGVPRLGSFTLTAFVAFAVAGLGLALLAGATARLFRLTRGWWRVLVVPGTVVAALLGVYVLAVPVAAAVPPHNALGVEAPPAGAEHVSFPTADGELLAGWYVPSRNGAAVVLLHGSGATRASVVDHADVLAAEGYGVLAFDARGHGESTGRGMRWGWFGDTDVAAAVAYLEARPDVDAGRIAAVGLSMGGEEALGAARAGLRAVVAEGVTGRSADDLGWLTAYGWRGRVQLLLDRAQTAVADLLSTADRPTPLREAVAGTPSRPVLLIVAGDVPDETLAARELSAGLRHVSVWTVDGGDHTGGLRTDPDRWTREVIGFLDAATRD; encoded by the coding sequence ATGGTGGCCGCGCAGACGGACGAGGCGGGCCGGTCCGCGCGTGTGCAGGGCCTGCGCAGGCACGACCTGGGCCGACCACCCGGGCGGCGCGCGGAGCTCGCGGTCGTGACGGTCGCCGTGGGCGTGCTGGTGGTCGGGTTCGGGCTCGGGATCGGTGTGCCACGGCTGGGTTCCTTCACGCTCACCGCCTTCGTGGCCTTCGCCGTCGCCGGTCTCGGGCTGGCGCTCCTGGCCGGCGCCACGGCGCGGCTGTTCCGGCTCACCCGGGGGTGGTGGCGCGTGCTGGTCGTGCCGGGCACGGTCGTCGCGGCGCTGCTGGGTGTCTACGTGCTCGCCGTCCCCGTGGCCGCGGCCGTGCCGCCGCACAACGCGCTCGGGGTGGAGGCCCCGCCCGCGGGCGCGGAGCACGTCAGCTTCCCGACGGCGGACGGCGAGCTGCTCGCAGGCTGGTACGTCCCGTCGCGGAACGGGGCTGCCGTCGTGCTCCTGCACGGCTCGGGCGCGACGCGCGCCTCCGTCGTCGACCACGCCGACGTGCTCGCGGCGGAGGGGTACGGCGTGCTGGCGTTCGACGCCCGCGGGCACGGCGAGAGCACCGGGCGGGGGATGCGGTGGGGCTGGTTCGGCGACACGGACGTCGCCGCGGCGGTGGCCTACCTCGAGGCTCGTCCCGACGTCGACGCCGGACGCATCGCCGCGGTCGGGCTGTCGATGGGCGGGGAGGAGGCGCTCGGTGCCGCACGCGCGGGGCTGCGTGCCGTCGTCGCGGAGGGGGTGACCGGCCGCAGTGCCGACGACCTCGGCTGGCTCACCGCGTACGGGTGGCGCGGCCGCGTCCAGCTGCTCCTCGACCGGGCGCAGACGGCCGTCGCCGATCTCCTCAGCACCGCCGACCGGCCGACGCCGCTGCGCGAGGCCGTGGCCGGGACGCCGTCGCGGCCGGTGCTGCTGATCGTCGCCGGGGACGTGCCGGACGAGACCCTGGCAGCGCGCGAGCTCAGTGCCGGCCTCAGGCACGTCTCGGTCTGGACGGTCGACGGCGGTGACCACACCGGCGGGCTGCGCACCGATCCGGACCGGTGGACCCGCGAGGTGATCGGGTTCCTCGACGCCGCCACCCGCGACTGA
- a CDS encoding VOC family protein, with protein sequence MTQTPRLTLAGVVLGAPDPRALAEFYRRLLAWDLVTDEPGWVQLAPPDGARPALSFQEEPNHVRPTWPAGPGDQQMMIHLDIRVDDLEAAGAHAVEAGAELAEHQPQDDVRVYLDPAGHPFCLFL encoded by the coding sequence ATGACCCAGACCCCCAGGCTCACGCTCGCGGGCGTCGTTCTCGGCGCGCCGGACCCGCGGGCGCTCGCGGAGTTCTACCGGCGCCTGCTCGCGTGGGACCTCGTCACGGACGAACCGGGCTGGGTCCAGCTGGCCCCACCCGACGGTGCGAGGCCCGCACTGTCGTTCCAGGAGGAGCCGAACCACGTGCGGCCGACCTGGCCCGCCGGCCCGGGCGACCAGCAGATGATGATCCACCTCGACATCCGGGTCGACGACCTCGAGGCCGCCGGCGCGCACGCCGTCGAGGCCGGGGCGGAGCTCGCCGAGCACCAGCCGCAGGACGACGTGCGCGTGTATCTCGATCCGGCCGGGCACCCGTTCTGCCTGTTCCTGTGA
- a CDS encoding pentapeptide repeat-containing protein, which translates to MSTADGGTWLGMPGRPGNRQLRADCASCFALCCVALPLTASADFALDKPPGQPCVHLRGDDRCGIHARLRQEGFRGCTVYDCFGAGQRVSQETFGGRSWRGDPDTARVMFAIFPVVRHLHEKLHHLAEAADRAPTGPLRAEAVELFGLIDALAGSEPEALAVLDVDTHRAVVGELLTRVSAAVRAGGGRPLRRADLVGARLRGADLRQADLRGAHLIAADLVGADLRGADLLGADLRDADLAGADLTGALFLTQPQLDAARGDDATRLPSSSLVRPGHWVTGPAGAGETPGRAGGARRGSRRSRPGA; encoded by the coding sequence GTGAGCACGGCCGACGGCGGGACCTGGCTCGGCATGCCGGGCCGGCCCGGGAACCGGCAGCTCCGCGCGGACTGCGCGAGCTGCTTCGCCCTGTGCTGCGTCGCGCTGCCGCTGACCGCGTCGGCCGACTTCGCCCTCGACAAGCCGCCTGGGCAGCCGTGCGTCCACCTGCGCGGCGACGACCGGTGCGGCATCCACGCGCGGCTGCGCCAGGAGGGCTTCCGCGGGTGCACGGTCTACGACTGCTTCGGTGCCGGGCAGCGCGTGTCCCAGGAGACCTTCGGCGGGCGCAGCTGGCGCGGCGACCCGGACACCGCGCGGGTGATGTTCGCGATCTTCCCGGTCGTCCGCCACCTCCACGAGAAGCTGCACCACCTGGCCGAGGCGGCCGACCGGGCGCCGACCGGACCGCTGCGGGCCGAGGCCGTGGAGCTCTTCGGGCTCATCGACGCCCTCGCCGGGTCCGAGCCCGAGGCCCTGGCGGTGCTCGACGTCGACACGCACCGGGCCGTCGTGGGGGAGCTCCTGACGCGGGTGAGCGCGGCGGTCCGGGCGGGAGGTGGACGTCCCCTGCGTCGTGCCGACCTCGTGGGGGCGAGGCTGCGCGGGGCCGACCTGCGTCAGGCCGATCTGCGCGGTGCGCACCTCATCGCCGCGGACCTGGTGGGCGCCGACCTCCGCGGCGCCGACCTCCTGGGCGCGGACCTGCGCGACGCAGACCTCGCCGGCGCCGACCTGACCGGTGCCCTCTTCCTCACCCAGCCCCAGCTCGACGCCGCGCGTGGCGACGACGCCACCAGGCTCCCGTCGTCGTCGCTCGTCCGGCCGGGGCACTGGGTGACCGGACCGGCGGGTGCCGGAGAGACGCCCGGGCGCGCCGGCGGGGCGCGCCGAGGGAGCCGGCGGTCTCGACCCGGCGCCTGA
- a CDS encoding LOG family protein: protein MKEERGSTVEVESLEEFDGRVAHGAGSITGWHLQGVDLRGRGDVLRRLDVTGALLLGCALEPADEQSLRARGALVFPVVPDIPFDAYRGSLYTAEELYAGLDGSYDQTLDARVYAWSRQGRTLVRTLAQALHDHAVDDALVEVVRGSRIVGVMGGHAVARGTAPYADAARLARELTREGLVVGTGGGPGAMEAANLGAYLAHRSPADLDAALAMVAAVPSFVPSVQAWARAALDVRERWPEGARSLGIPTWHYGHEPPNAFATVIAKYFRNAIREAVLLHVASAGIVFLPGAAGTVQEVFQDACENYYADASSVAPMVLVGREHWTRTLPVWPLLESLARERHMVDHIHLVDDVSEVPALLTAP, encoded by the coding sequence GTGAAGGAAGAGCGCGGGAGCACGGTCGAGGTGGAGAGCCTCGAGGAGTTCGACGGCCGGGTCGCGCACGGCGCGGGCAGCATCACCGGGTGGCACCTGCAGGGGGTGGATCTGCGCGGACGCGGCGACGTCCTGCGCCGGCTCGACGTCACCGGTGCGCTCCTCCTCGGCTGTGCGCTCGAACCGGCTGACGAGCAGAGCCTGCGCGCCCGTGGCGCCCTCGTGTTTCCGGTGGTGCCCGACATCCCGTTCGACGCCTACCGCGGGTCCCTCTACACCGCCGAGGAGCTGTACGCCGGGCTCGACGGCTCCTACGACCAGACCCTCGACGCCCGCGTCTACGCCTGGTCCCGGCAGGGCCGCACGCTCGTCAGGACGCTCGCCCAGGCCCTGCACGACCACGCGGTCGACGACGCCCTCGTCGAGGTGGTCCGGGGCAGCCGGATCGTCGGCGTCATGGGCGGGCACGCCGTCGCGCGGGGCACCGCGCCCTACGCGGACGCCGCGCGGCTCGCGAGGGAGCTGACCCGGGAGGGGCTCGTCGTCGGCACGGGCGGCGGCCCCGGCGCGATGGAAGCGGCGAACCTCGGCGCGTACCTCGCCCACCGGTCCCCCGCCGACCTCGACGCCGCGCTCGCCATGGTCGCGGCCGTCCCGTCCTTCGTGCCGTCCGTCCAGGCGTGGGCCCGCGCGGCGCTCGACGTGCGGGAACGCTGGCCCGAGGGCGCCCGCTCCCTCGGCATCCCCACGTGGCACTACGGCCACGAGCCGCCCAACGCCTTCGCGACGGTGATCGCGAAGTACTTCCGCAACGCGATCCGTGAGGCGGTGCTCCTGCACGTGGCCTCGGCCGGGATCGTGTTCCTGCCCGGCGCGGCCGGCACGGTGCAGGAGGTTTTCCAGGACGCGTGCGAGAACTACTACGCGGACGCCTCCTCGGTGGCGCCCATGGTGCTCGTGGGCCGGGAGCACTGGACGCGCACGCTGCCGGTGTGGCCCCTGCTGGAGTCGCTCGCGCGGGAGCGGCACATGGTCGACCACATCCACCTCGTCGACGACGTCTCCGAGGTGCCCGCCCTGCTGACCGCTCCCTGA
- a CDS encoding dihydrofolate reductase family protein — protein sequence MGKVAWGFTCSIDGFIAGPGHDMSWMSAAEPLAEGTVRQMAGDVAVIISGRAGYDAARTQQDERDETTSKAYGGAWTGTEFILTHRPDEIADDPSIVALNCDIVEAIRRAQEIAGDKDVQIISADIARQALEHDLIDELQVFVAPVFLGDGTRIFDVPGGQRIDWELDQIYEDSPRSFGRTYRPKRPR from the coding sequence GTGGGCAAGGTCGCCTGGGGATTCACATGCTCGATCGACGGCTTCATCGCCGGACCGGGCCACGACATGAGCTGGATGTCCGCCGCCGAACCGCTGGCCGAGGGCACCGTGAGACAGATGGCGGGAGACGTCGCGGTGATCATCTCCGGCCGGGCCGGCTACGACGCGGCGAGAACGCAGCAGGACGAACGCGACGAGACAACGTCCAAGGCATACGGCGGTGCCTGGACCGGCACCGAGTTCATCCTGACCCACCGGCCGGATGAGATCGCCGACGATCCGAGCATCGTCGCGCTGAATTGCGACATCGTCGAGGCCATCCGTCGCGCCCAGGAGATTGCCGGCGACAAGGACGTGCAGATCATCAGCGCCGACATCGCCCGCCAAGCGCTCGAGCACGACCTCATCGACGAGCTGCAGGTCTTCGTCGCCCCGGTCTTCCTCGGCGACGGCACGCGCATCTTCGACGTCCCCGGCGGGCAACGGATCGACTGGGAGCTCGACCAGATCTACGAGGACAGTCCCCGCAGCTTCGGGCGGACCTACCGCCCGAAACGCCCGCGCTGA
- a CDS encoding YciI family protein translates to MPKFVTIGYGDQDGYNRTDAAVRAAAHTHDAHLRATGVHMGVAGTPVQVQNHDDAGTTVTSGPFMSSPLPVAGFAIIEAATLERAIQLVSRTPCAVARGVVEVWPLQESP, encoded by the coding sequence GTGCCCAAGTTCGTGACCATCGGATACGGCGACCAGGACGGCTACAACCGCACCGACGCGGCGGTACGCGCTGCGGCGCACACGCATGACGCGCACCTGCGCGCCACGGGAGTCCACATGGGCGTTGCTGGCACGCCCGTACAGGTGCAGAACCATGACGATGCGGGGACCACCGTGACGAGCGGGCCCTTCATGTCCTCCCCCCTCCCGGTGGCCGGGTTCGCCATCATCGAGGCCGCGACGCTGGAGCGGGCCATCCAACTCGTGTCGAGGACGCCCTGCGCGGTCGCGCGCGGTGTCGTCGAGGTCTGGCCCTTGCAGGAGTCGCCGTAG
- a CDS encoding winged helix-turn-helix transcriptional regulator, which translates to MTVAPRSGCPINLSLEVFGDRWSLLILRDMIFGGRRHFRELLNGSQERIASNILASRLRKLVEAGMLTKRPDPGHKQRSIYSLTEASIQLVPVMAALGGWGRRWLPVTADLAVRAKLLEEGGPELQERFMAELREEHLDIPAGPLTNGVTVRERLRAAYLAEMDRNRELSG; encoded by the coding sequence GTGACCGTCGCGCCCCGATCGGGATGCCCGATCAACCTGTCCCTGGAGGTCTTCGGCGACAGGTGGAGCCTGTTGATTCTTCGCGACATGATCTTCGGTGGGCGGCGGCACTTCCGTGAGCTGCTCAACGGCTCGCAGGAACGGATCGCCTCGAACATCTTGGCCAGTCGGCTGAGAAAACTGGTCGAAGCCGGCATGCTCACCAAACGCCCTGATCCCGGGCACAAGCAGCGATCCATATACAGCCTGACCGAGGCGTCCATTCAGTTGGTGCCGGTGATGGCGGCGTTGGGTGGCTGGGGACGTCGGTGGCTGCCCGTCACCGCGGACCTTGCAGTCCGGGCGAAGCTGCTTGAGGAAGGCGGCCCGGAGCTGCAGGAGCGATTCATGGCCGAGCTGCGTGAAGAACACCTCGATATCCCCGCCGGCCCGCTCACCAACGGCGTGACCGTGCGCGAGCGCCTACGTGCGGCTTACCTGGCGGAGATGGACCGGAATCGGGAGTTGTCGGGATGA
- a CDS encoding helix-turn-helix transcriptional regulator, with protein MTSLAPLVVGRAGPLDQLRSAWDAAREEGARTVLVAGEAGMGKTTLVTRFAELLADEADVVSGQCVAFAGDGMPYAAVVQILRTLVERHGQDVVLEWAGAGWASLGAVVPGLAAPTSGSDVERLRLYEAIARVLEGAARQRPLLVVVEDLHWGDPSTWHLLRFLAAALGDAPLLVLATYRDDELPGRHPLRPVLAELLRQRGTTRLDLGPLDPDSVADLVTALAPGVSDATRAAIVRRSEGVPYFVDELARAAAGGISMPGTLRDALLARVRSVREETHQVLRAVSAAGLEVEHELLAEVVDLPAGQLDAALREAVDAVVLVPSGTGYRFRHALLSQVLHDDLLPGEHARLHSRFADVLARRPDLSVAHSHDLIHHLFAAHRLDEGFRAALTRAAERTPAHHEALALYEQALDVWDRVSEPESVAGSRDHVLQEAAGAAIRAGEAERALALVEASLREAPRGLDPEVRAHRLGLKARAMGNLMRDGSVEVLREAVALTSPERPTAVRAMVLELLSTFLMLTGQHQEGLEVADEAIAAADAVGETAYRGSARNSRAMALCAMGEEELGMAEMEAARADSETRPRTTVRFWINWSNQLNLAGRFREARDAALAGVERTRAEGLERSGGIMLVGNAAEPMIALGQLDDADRMVRRALEQSPPPNYVVHLRTLQAWTSLWRDRPHEVEQVLVDYCEVLAGRGQPQFVHELAVIDAWRHLLAPQPDAAAAWRRAQQVLAAPRGAAPARLWQLAFLAAAALRARTDDAGADLAAERSLLAGQVDALPSCLVRPMWEPLVVAELADDVASWRAALEASAVVGGHAALEPWAGIGLGRSLVAAGRRADAEPVLVRAGDRAREVGMPVLTRVADDVRRRAGIAGPRRRTAAPTELTDREREVLALVAEGRTNGEIASALFISTKTASVHVSNILAKLGVSGRGEAAALAHTRPELLGVRDA; from the coding sequence GTGACTTCACTGGCGCCCCTCGTCGTCGGCCGCGCCGGTCCGCTCGACCAGCTCCGCAGCGCGTGGGACGCCGCCCGTGAGGAGGGCGCCCGCACCGTCCTCGTGGCCGGTGAGGCCGGCATGGGCAAGACCACGCTGGTCACCCGGTTCGCCGAGCTGCTCGCCGACGAGGCGGACGTCGTCTCGGGTCAGTGCGTCGCCTTCGCCGGGGACGGGATGCCGTACGCCGCCGTCGTCCAGATCCTCCGGACGCTCGTGGAACGGCACGGCCAGGACGTCGTCCTCGAGTGGGCGGGAGCGGGATGGGCGTCGCTCGGTGCCGTCGTGCCGGGGCTGGCGGCTCCGACGTCGGGGTCGGACGTGGAACGGCTCCGGCTCTACGAGGCGATCGCCCGCGTCCTGGAGGGCGCGGCCCGGCAGCGTCCGCTCCTCGTGGTGGTGGAGGACCTGCACTGGGGGGACCCCTCCACCTGGCACCTGCTGCGCTTCCTCGCCGCCGCTCTCGGCGACGCGCCCCTGCTGGTGCTCGCCACCTACCGCGACGACGAGCTGCCCGGCCGCCACCCGCTGCGTCCGGTGCTGGCTGAGCTGCTCCGCCAGCGCGGCACCACGCGCCTCGACCTCGGCCCGCTGGACCCCGACTCCGTCGCCGACCTCGTCACCGCGCTCGCACCGGGCGTCTCGGACGCCACCAGGGCCGCCATCGTGCGCCGCAGCGAGGGCGTGCCGTACTTCGTCGACGAGCTCGCCCGCGCCGCCGCCGGCGGCATCAGCATGCCGGGCACCCTGCGCGACGCCCTCCTCGCCCGGGTGCGGTCCGTGCGGGAGGAGACGCACCAGGTGCTGCGCGCCGTCTCGGCGGCCGGGCTGGAGGTGGAGCACGAGCTCCTCGCCGAGGTGGTCGACCTGCCCGCCGGCCAGCTCGACGCCGCCCTGCGGGAGGCGGTGGACGCCGTCGTCCTCGTGCCGTCCGGGACGGGGTACCGGTTCCGTCACGCGCTGCTGTCCCAGGTGCTCCACGACGACCTGCTGCCGGGGGAGCACGCCCGGCTGCACAGCCGTTTCGCCGACGTCCTCGCCCGCCGCCCGGACCTCTCCGTCGCGCACAGCCACGACCTCATCCACCACCTCTTCGCCGCGCACCGCCTCGACGAGGGCTTCCGGGCCGCGCTCACCCGGGCGGCCGAGCGCACGCCCGCCCACCACGAGGCCCTCGCCCTGTACGAGCAGGCGCTGGACGTGTGGGACCGCGTCAGCGAGCCGGAGTCGGTCGCCGGCAGCCGCGACCACGTGCTGCAGGAGGCCGCGGGCGCGGCGATCCGCGCCGGTGAGGCCGAGCGGGCCCTCGCCCTGGTGGAGGCCTCGCTGCGGGAGGCCCCGCGCGGTCTGGACCCGGAGGTGCGCGCGCACCGGCTCGGCCTGAAGGCCCGCGCGATGGGCAACCTCATGCGAGACGGCAGCGTCGAGGTGCTGCGGGAGGCGGTCGCCCTCACGTCGCCGGAGCGTCCCACCGCCGTCCGGGCCATGGTCCTGGAGCTGCTGAGCACGTTCCTCATGCTCACCGGGCAGCACCAGGAGGGCCTCGAGGTCGCCGACGAGGCCATCGCCGCGGCCGACGCCGTCGGCGAGACCGCCTACCGGGGCAGCGCCCGCAACTCGCGCGCCATGGCCCTGTGCGCCATGGGTGAGGAGGAGCTCGGCATGGCGGAGATGGAGGCAGCCCGGGCCGACTCCGAGACGCGCCCCCGCACCACGGTGCGGTTCTGGATCAACTGGTCCAACCAGCTCAACCTCGCGGGGCGCTTCCGCGAGGCGCGGGACGCGGCGCTCGCCGGCGTGGAACGCACCCGGGCCGAGGGACTGGAACGCTCCGGCGGGATCATGCTCGTCGGCAACGCCGCGGAGCCGATGATCGCCCTCGGGCAGCTCGACGACGCCGACCGGATGGTCCGCCGGGCGCTGGAGCAGTCGCCGCCGCCGAACTACGTCGTGCACCTGCGAACGCTGCAGGCCTGGACGTCGCTGTGGCGCGACCGCCCGCACGAGGTCGAGCAGGTGCTGGTGGACTACTGCGAGGTGCTCGCCGGCCGCGGGCAGCCGCAGTTCGTCCACGAGCTCGCCGTCATCGACGCCTGGCGCCACCTGCTGGCGCCGCAACCGGACGCCGCGGCCGCCTGGCGTCGTGCCCAGCAGGTGCTCGCCGCACCCCGCGGCGCCGCCCCCGCCCGTCTGTGGCAGCTCGCCTTCCTCGCCGCGGCCGCGCTGCGCGCCAGGACGGACGACGCCGGAGCTGACCTTGCCGCCGAGCGGAGCCTTCTCGCGGGACAGGTCGACGCCCTGCCGAGCTGCCTGGTCCGTCCCATGTGGGAGCCGCTCGTGGTGGCGGAGCTGGCCGACGACGTCGCCAGCTGGCGGGCGGCGCTCGAGGCTTCGGCGGTCGTGGGCGGGCACGCGGCCCTGGAGCCCTGGGCCGGTATTGGTCTGGGCCGGTCGCTGGTGGCGGCCGGGAGGCGGGCGGACGCGGAGCCGGTGCTGGTGCGGGCGGGGGACCGGGCTCGTGAGGTCGGGATGCCGGTGCTCACCCGGGTCGCCGACGACGTGCGCCGTCGTGCCGGCATCGCCGGGCCCCGGCGCCGCACGGCAGCGCCCACGGAGCTGACCGACCGGGAGCGGGAGGTGCTCGCCCTGGTGGCCGAGGGGCGCACCAACGGCGAGATCGCCTCCGCCCTGTTCATCAGCACCAAGACGGCGAGCGTCCACGTCTCCAACATCCTCGCCAAGCTCGGCGTGAGCGGACGCGGCGAGGCGGCCGCCCTGGCCCACACGCGGCCGGAGCTGCTGGGCGTGCGCGACGCCTGA